From Lentimicrobiaceae bacterium, one genomic window encodes:
- the rplC gene encoding 50S ribosomal protein L3 yields MSGLIGKKIGMTSIWDASGKNVPCTVIQAGPCVVTQVRSKDKEGYDAIQLAFEDKKEKHTNKAEKGHFAKAGVTPKRVVAEFTRFEPEHRKQFGDVLKADIFVEGEYIDVVGTSKGKGFQGVVTRHGFSGVGGTTHGQHDRLRAPGSVGASSWPSRVFKGTRMAGRLGGDRVKIINLQIVKIIPENDIIVVKGSVPGAKGSYLIIERWS; encoded by the coding sequence ATGTCAGGATTAATTGGAAAAAAAATTGGAATGACCAGTATTTGGGATGCCTCTGGTAAAAATGTACCATGCACAGTTATACAAGCTGGCCCGTGCGTAGTAACCCAGGTACGCTCGAAAGATAAAGAAGGCTACGATGCCATTCAGCTTGCCTTTGAAGACAAAAAGGAAAAACATACCAATAAAGCTGAAAAAGGACATTTTGCAAAAGCAGGGGTAACCCCCAAAAGAGTAGTAGCTGAGTTTACCCGTTTTGAACCTGAACATCGCAAACAATTTGGTGATGTTTTGAAAGCTGATATATTTGTGGAGGGGGAATACATTGACGTTGTGGGAACCAGTAAAGGAAAAGGATTCCAGGGCGTAGTTACCCGTCACGGATTTAGTGGCGTAGGCGGTACCACACACGGACAACACGACCGTCTTCGCGCACCCGGTTCGGTTGGCGCTTCTTCCTGGCCTTCACGCGTATTCAAAGGCACTCGCATGGCAGGTCGTCTTGGTGGCGATCGCGTAAAAATAATTAACCTTCAAATCGTAAAAATAATACCCGAAAACGATATTATTGTGGTTAAAGGATCGGTTCCGGGAGCTAAAGGTTCATATTTAATCATAGAAAGATGGAGTTAG
- the rpsJ gene encoding 30S ribosomal protein S10: MSQRIRIKLKSYDHNLVDKSAEKIVKTVKSTGAVVSGPIPLPTNKKIFTVNRSTFVNKKSREQFELSTYKRLLDIYSTTSKTIDALMKLELPSGVEVEIKV; this comes from the coding sequence GTGAGCCAAAGGATTAGAATAAAATTAAAATCTTACGATCATAACCTGGTAGATAAATCTGCCGAGAAGATTGTAAAAACCGTAAAATCAACAGGTGCAGTTGTAAGCGGACCCATTCCTCTGCCTACCAACAAAAAGATTTTTACTGTAAACCGTTCAACCTTTGTTAATAAAAAGTCTAGAGAACAGTTTGAACTCAGTACATACAAAAGATTGCTCGATATTTACAGCACAACATCTAAAACCATAGACGCACTGATGAAACTTGAACTTCCGAGTGGTGTGGAAGTAGAAATTAAAGTCTGA